The segment CTGTGGAGGCGACGGAATTTGCGGGAAATGTAAAGTTAAGGTTTGCGGCCAAGTGAGTAGCCAGCCAAATGGAATAATCACACCCGAAGAAAGAAAAGATAGTATCTATCTGGCGTGCCTAACCAATATCCAGGGAGATTTAGAGGTTTATATTCCAGATAATTCTCGTCTTAATTTTGATAAGCTTACCCCGGAAGAATTAGAGGAGCGCCTAAGCGGCCTTTATTCAAAAGCAGAAGAGATCCATCCGCAAAAAACCGAAATTAAAGACCAGCTTTTTAAACATTCACCATTTGCTACTAAAATATACCTGGAGCTTCCTAAACCGACACTGAATGACTCTATCAGCGATTTAGAACGGTTATACCGGCAGCTACGAAAACAAGGTGAGTTTGGCCAAATACAAACTGGATTATTCAATATCCGCCAGCTTGGCCAATTACTGCGTGATTACGGATGGAAAATTACCGTTACCCTGGGAAAGCGTAACAATACTGTAGAAATTGTTCTGGTTGAACCTGGAGACACAACACATAAAAATTTCGGGCTTTGCTTTGATATAGGAACAACGACAATTTCAGGCCAGTTGGTAAATTTAAATTCAAAAAAGATCCTGGGGACAAAAGCTTCTTATAACCAACAGGCTACTTTTGGTAGCGATGTAATTACGCGTATTGTCCATGCTGCTAAGATTGACGGCCTAGAGCAATTACATAACGCCGTCTGTGACACAATAAACCAGATTATCAAAGAATTGGTTCAGGAGCACAACGTCGATCTCAATGATGTTAATTGTATTGTTTGCTCAGGAAACACCACAATGATCCACCTGCTGTTAAATATGGATCCTGCGCATATCCGGCGCCAACCGTATATTCCAACAGCAAATTTCTTACCGGTTTTACGCGCGGCAGAAGCTCAAATTAATATTAACCCCAGAGGGCTACTTTGTTGCGTTCCGGGTGTATCAAGCTATGTCGGAGGAGATACTACTGCCGGAATTCTATCCAGTGGATTATATCAAAAAGAAAAACCTTGCATATTAATTGATATTGGTACAAACGGAGAGATAGTTTTAGGTAATAAGGAATTCCTAGTAGCCTGCGCCGCATCTGC is part of the Candidatus Omnitrophota bacterium genome and harbors:
- a CDS encoding ASKHA domain-containing protein; this translates as MADNLEEMKKFKVTFLPDNLTISVERDTTILSAAISAKVYINSTCGGDGICGKCKVKVCGQVSSQPNGIITPEERKDSIYLACLTNIQGDLEVYIPDNSRLNFDKLTPEELEERLSGLYSKAEEIHPQKTEIKDQLFKHSPFATKIYLELPKPTLNDSISDLERLYRQLRKQGEFGQIQTGLFNIRQLGQLLRDYGWKITVTLGKRNNTVEIVLVEPGDTTHKNFGLCFDIGTTTISGQLVNLNSKKILGTKASYNQQATFGSDVITRIVHAAKIDGLEQLHNAVCDTINQIIKELVQEHNVDLNDVNCIVCSGNTTMIHLLLNMDPAHIRRQPYIPTANFLPVLRAAEAQININPRGLLCCVPGVSSYVGGDTTAGILSSGLYQKEKPCILIDIGTNGEIVLGNKEFLVACAASAGPAFEGSGVTSGMRASSGAIQKVRIDKGDFTIKYSVIQDKLPRGICGSGYIDLLSEMLDAGIIDKGGKIKAQGKRIRSTDTGKEFVVCFKEETDSGADIVINEADIENLKRSKGAIYSATSVLVKHLGLDFSLIHKFYIAGGFGTYLDIEKAIGIGLLPDIERDKFVFIGNSSLAGARQILLSDQAMDMADKLASKITYFELSVEPGYMEEYGQALFFPHTDLTKFPTVRF